AATGGTTTGGAACTGATCATTACAAAGGTGCGTCATCAGCTAGGCGATCCTGGTCGTATGGAGCTGGAGCTCGCCGCAGAGAACAAAGTCAGGAGGGATTATCTTGCCTGATCCATTCAAGAAGCTTGTTACGACATTAGAAAGTCGATTATCTGGCATAGCTGCCAAATCCCTATCCGGAATTCCTTCGGAGCTTGGAACGATTACAGGATCGGGGTTAAAGCTCGATTCTTTCAAATATGAAATTCCGGATTACATGGTTGCAGAATGGGTAACTCAACTCCAGCTTCCCGCTTTTTCTTTGGTAGGGACCACGACAACCCCGGTTGATGAGAGTGGGGAAAATGAGGGTGGAGCAGCTTCATCGCAGCTTATTCGATTTGATTTTAACAAGACAGAACTGAATGAGGTTCGATTAAACTGGTTGGCAGGAATGAAGCCCGGGGATCGGGTACTAGCTATACCTGTTAATGGTGGCAAAGATGCAGTTGTTATATGTAAGGTGGTGAGTTCAGGTGGCTAATTTATTTCCAAATATAAATCTCCCTGAAGAGCAGATAGAAGAAGTTAGTCAAAATGTTTCTTTTGGTCGAAGTTGGCGCTTTGACTATAATGCCGGTGAATTTGTTATGACTCCTACAGGCATTGTCGCGGTCAGCGCAGGAACAGACGCATGGCTGGAGTGGTGTAAAAAAGCTTTGCAGACCGAGCGGTACGTGTATCTGATATATTCACAAAATTATGGTCAGGAGTTTAATGATCTCATTCGATCTAATCTCCCCAGTTCGGCAATCGAAGCTGAGATCCAGCGGATAACAACGGAAACTCTTATGATTGATCCGCGAACTGCTCGTGTGGATGGATTCTCTTATCAATGGGAAGAAGAATGCTGCTACTATACCTGTGTTATATCCAATATTTACGAGGAAGTAGCAACAATACAAGGAAGTGTGGTGAATTCATAATGGCTGTATTGCCTGAATATTTAAGCGATCAGACGGAAGATGCCATACGAGAGCAAATGCTAAGTCTCGTTCCATCTGATATAGACAAGTCGGAAGGCTCCTTCATATGGGACTCACTTTCTCCTGCCGCCTATCAGTTGTATAGGGCTTCAGAGTGGGCACAGGAAATTCTAAGACGGGGATTTGCTATGACGTCATTCGGTCCTTATCTTAGAATGCGCTGTGAAGAACATGGGGTAGTGCCAAGAGCAGCAGTGGCAGCAACCGGATTTGTGCAAATTACTGGGGTTAATGGGACGGAAATTCCTGTAGGAACACTTGTTGCAACGCCGGCAGACATCATTACGGGAACTGTATCTATTGAGTATGCCACAACGGCATCTGCGATTTTGAATAGCCAGGGAGAGGCGAGTGTTTCGATTAAAGCAGTAGAAGCAGGTGTCGCAGGGAATGTTCCTTCTGGCGCAGTTAGTATCTTTGTTAACTCTCTTGCAGGTGTATTCAGTGTAGGAAATGTGAATGCACTAACTGGAGGTTTAGTTGCAGAGTCAGATGAGTCTTTACTGGCGCGATATCTCATTAAAGTAAGGCAACCGGGAACGAGCGGCAATAAAGCAGATTATATGCAATGGGCACTGGAAACATCAGGCGTAAGCCGTGCTCAAGTCGAACCGTTGTGGAATGGTCCAGGTACGGTGAGGGTATTCCTCTTAGATGAGAATAAGAGAGCGCCGAATCCAGCGATAGTAAATAATGTACAAGAATACATTTCCCCGGGTTCTGGGAACGGTGAGGGTAAGGCTCCTATCGGTGCTAGTGTCACAGTGACATCAGCTGTAGAGGTACCCATTCACATTAGTGTCAAGCTCACGCTTGCTAGCGGTGCCACCTTAAATGAAGTAGAGCATACTTTCAAAGAGGGCCTTAAAGACTATCTAGAACAGCTGGCTTTCATTGATC
This portion of the Cohnella abietis genome encodes:
- a CDS encoding baseplate J/gp47 family protein; amino-acid sequence: MAVLPEYLSDQTEDAIREQMLSLVPSDIDKSEGSFIWDSLSPAAYQLYRASEWAQEILRRGFAMTSFGPYLRMRCEEHGVVPRAAVAATGFVQITGVNGTEIPVGTLVATPADIITGTVSIEYATTASAILNSQGEASVSIKAVEAGVAGNVPSGAVSIFVNSLAGVFSVGNVNALTGGLVAESDESLLARYLIKVRQPGTSGNKADYMQWALETSGVSRAQVEPLWNGPGTVRVFLLDENKRAPNPAIVNNVQEYISPGSGNGEGKAPIGASVTVTSAVEVPIHISVKLTLASGATLNEVEHTFKEGLKDYLEQLAFIDPLVRNNRIAAILLDIPRIVDFTNLTVNGGSNNIDLSLGEVAVIGTVSMSE
- a CDS encoding DUF2634 domain-containing protein, producing MANLFPNINLPEEQIEEVSQNVSFGRSWRFDYNAGEFVMTPTGIVAVSAGTDAWLEWCKKALQTERYVYLIYSQNYGQEFNDLIRSNLPSSAIEAEIQRITTETLMIDPRTARVDGFSYQWEEECCYYTCVISNIYEEVATIQGSVVNS